The sequence CCAATCGGGCGACTTCCGGAAGGCCGACGGCGACTGCCCGACCCGCTGCCGAAAGGCGCGGGCAAAGGCATCGGGTGCGTCGTAGCCAGCCTCCATGGCTATGTCGGTGACGCTCATGCCCGCTGTCGCGGTCAGTCGGCCGGCGGCCCGCTTGAGGCGCGCCAATTGGACATAGCGATGCAGGGAGAGCTCGAACGTCGCCGCGAACTGCCGGTGGAAATGGAACTTGGAAAAGGCGGCGACCCGGCTTGTCGTTTCTAGGTCGAGATCGCCATCCAGATGCTGATCGATATGATCGAGCACCCGCTGCATCCGGCCTCGATAATTTTCCGCTGCTGCCGCCGTCATCTTCCCTGCCCTGGTGGTGACGCCATCTAGCCGACCCCACGCATGGTTTGCTCGACCGATCTTGCGGTTCCGCGCCACGTGGGTACAGCACTGCGCCCCTCGCACACGGCGTGCGGTGTACGAACAAAGTGCGGAATGCGCCAAAATCCCAAACGTCCCGCTTTGATTTTGTAACTTTTGCCAGCTAGAAGTCTCGAACCATTCCAAACTGCGTACGCTCAGCCGTGCACCAGCGAGGCTTCATGACGGTTCGCTCCCGCCCGCTTTCTCCACATCTGCAGATCTACCGCTGGACCATTACCATGGCCATGTCGATCGCCCATCGCGCCACCGGCATTGCCAACTATGCCGGGACGGTCCTGCTGGTCATCTGGCTGGCGGCCGCCGCCTGGGGACAGGGGCCGCTCAATGTGGTCAACGAAATCTATGGCAGCTGGTTCGGGCAGCTCGTGCTGTTCGGGTTCACCTGGAGCCTGATCCACCACATGCTGGGCGGCCTCCGCCATTTCGTCTGGGATTTCATCCTGGGCATGGAGCCGGGGCAGCGCGAGGCGCTGGCCTGGGCAAACCTGGTGGCTTCCATCGTCCTGACCCTCCTGGTCTGGACCGTTTTCGTCTGGATGGCATGATGCGCGAAACACCAATTACCCGCGACATGATCGCCAATCCCAAGACCAAGTA comes from Devosia oryziradicis and encodes:
- the sdhC gene encoding succinate dehydrogenase, cytochrome b556 subunit, which produces MTVRSRPLSPHLQIYRWTITMAMSIAHRATGIANYAGTVLLVIWLAAAAWGQGPLNVVNEIYGSWFGQLVLFGFTWSLIHHMLGGLRHFVWDFILGMEPGQREALAWANLVASIVLTLLVWTVFVWMA